One stretch of Akkermansia sp. RCC_12PD DNA includes these proteins:
- a CDS encoding metal ABC transporter substrate-binding protein: MLRRVLIPFLCLLGLFCTLGAQEAPPLKIAALHPVLGDMARALGGSHVQVTDLLKPNGNLHSFEPAPQDIAAAGQARLVLASGKNLEPYLPRLKDALGSRAQILDLGASIPDVPVAADSAEHDHHDHAEDGSCSHGPNDPHWWHTPANMKRAARALAAVLANMDPAHKEDYTAGLSQWNRKMDRLSAWARTELSGIPEADRILVTGHAAMNHFCREFGFRSISMQGVSREDEGNSAQLAATLKKLREAKVKAVFPEYSSNPKSLNEIANSLNISVAKPVNTDGLSPDGHDFESMFKQNVQIIKEALSPARKP, from the coding sequence ATGCTCCGGCGCGTTTTAATTCCTTTTCTGTGTCTTCTGGGCCTGTTCTGTACTCTGGGCGCCCAGGAAGCCCCCCCCTTGAAGATCGCGGCCCTGCACCCCGTGCTGGGGGACATGGCGCGCGCCCTGGGCGGCAGCCACGTCCAGGTTACGGATTTGCTGAAACCCAACGGCAACCTGCACAGCTTCGAGCCAGCGCCGCAGGATATCGCCGCCGCGGGACAGGCGCGGCTGGTGCTGGCCTCCGGCAAGAATCTGGAGCCGTACCTTCCACGGCTGAAAGACGCCCTGGGCTCCCGGGCGCAGATTCTGGACCTGGGGGCATCCATTCCGGACGTGCCCGTAGCCGCCGATTCCGCGGAACACGACCATCACGACCACGCGGAAGACGGCTCCTGCTCCCACGGCCCCAACGATCCCCACTGGTGGCACACCCCCGCCAACATGAAGAGGGCCGCGCGCGCCCTGGCCGCCGTGCTCGCCAACATGGACCCGGCCCACAAGGAGGATTACACAGCCGGGCTCTCCCAATGGAACCGGAAGATGGACCGTCTTTCCGCCTGGGCCAGAACGGAGCTTTCCGGCATCCCGGAAGCAGACCGCATCCTGGTGACCGGCCATGCGGCCATGAACCATTTCTGCCGGGAATTCGGCTTCCGCAGCATCAGCATGCAGGGGGTGAGCCGTGAAGACGAGGGGAATTCCGCCCAACTGGCGGCCACGCTGAAAAAACTCCGGGAGGCGAAGGTGAAGGCCGTTTTTCCGGAATACTCCTCCAATCCCAAGAGCCTGAATGAAATAGCCAACTCCCTGAACATTTCCGTCGCCAAGCCCGTCAATACGGACGGCCTGTCCCCGGACGGGCACGACTTTGAAAGCATGTTCAAACAGAACGTCCAGATTATCAAGGAAGCCCTTTCCCCGGCCCGGAAACCATGA